Proteins encoded together in one Shewanella acanthi window:
- a CDS encoding SDR family oxidoreductase — translation MQQTSLINYQGQNVVVVGGTSGINLCIAIEFAKAGANVAVASRSQDKVDAAVAQLKQAHPEGLHFGVSFDVRDLAAVEQGFDNIAKAFGLIDVLVSGAAGNFPATAAKLSANGFKSVMDIDLLGSFQVLKTAYPLMRRPQGNIIQISAPQASIAMPMQAHVCAAKAGVDMLTRTLAIEWGCEGIRINSIVPGPISDTEGFNRLAPSEALQQQVANSVPLKRNGVGQDIANAALFLGSQYASYITGVVLPVDGGWSLGGASAAMTTLSDIAQKTGH, via the coding sequence ATGCAGCAGACTTCATTAATTAATTACCAAGGCCAAAACGTAGTCGTGGTAGGCGGTACCAGCGGTATTAACCTGTGTATTGCTATTGAATTTGCTAAGGCCGGTGCTAACGTTGCTGTGGCAAGCCGTAGCCAAGATAAAGTGGATGCGGCAGTTGCTCAGCTAAAACAAGCCCATCCCGAGGGACTGCATTTTGGTGTGAGTTTCGATGTGCGTGATTTGGCCGCCGTTGAGCAGGGTTTTGATAATATTGCCAAAGCATTTGGGTTAATTGATGTGTTGGTGAGCGGCGCTGCGGGTAACTTCCCTGCGACAGCGGCTAAGCTTTCAGCCAATGGCTTTAAGTCAGTGATGGACATCGACCTTTTAGGGAGCTTCCAAGTGCTTAAAACCGCTTATCCACTGATGCGTCGCCCACAGGGAAATATTATTCAGATTTCTGCACCGCAGGCATCAATCGCTATGCCAATGCAGGCCCACGTGTGCGCAGCGAAAGCTGGTGTTGATATGTTAACCCGTACCCTTGCTATCGAATGGGGCTGTGAAGGTATCCGCATTAACTCTATTGTGCCAGGACCGATTTCAGATACTGAAGGTTTTAACCGTTTGGCACCCAGTGAGGCCTTGCAGCAACAAGTGGCTAATTCTGTGCCATTAAAACGTAATGGTGTTGGTCAAGATATTGCAAATGCGGCCTTATTCCTTGGCTCGCAGTACGCATCTTATATTACGGGTGTAGTGTTGCCCGTTGATGGTGGTTGGTCATTAGGCGGTGCAAGCGCGGCGATGACGACATTGAGTGACATTGCACAAAAGACTGGTCATTAA
- the ihfB gene encoding integration host factor subunit beta, with translation MTKSELIEKLATRQSQLSAKEVEGAIKEMLEQMATTLETGDRIEIRGFGSFSLHYRAPRTGRNPKTGSSVELEGKYVPHFKPGKELRERVDAINA, from the coding sequence ATGACAAAATCCGAACTGATCGAAAAACTCGCCACCAGGCAGTCGCAGCTGTCGGCGAAAGAGGTTGAAGGCGCAATCAAAGAAATGTTGGAGCAAATGGCAACAACATTAGAAACCGGAGATCGTATCGAGATCCGTGGCTTTGGTAGTTTCTCGCTTCATTATCGTGCTCCGCGTACTGGTCGCAATCCTAAGACTGGATCTTCAGTCGAGTTGGAAGGTAAGTATGTCCCGCACTTTAAGCCAGGCAAAGAACTGCGCGAGCGTGTTGATGCAATCAATGCGTAA
- the rpsA gene encoding 30S ribosomal protein S1, translating into MTESFADLFEQSLQTLEFRPGSIVRGTVVAIENGMVLVDAGLKSESPIPAEQFKNAQGVLEIAVGDEVDVALDSVEDGFGETQLSREKAKRHEAWIVLEKAYEDAETVIGIINGKVKGGFTVELNGIRAFLPGSLVDVRPVRDTAHLEYKELEFKVIKLDQKRNNVVVSRRAVIESESSAERDALLENLQEGQAVKGIVKNLTDYGAFVDLGGVDGLLHITDMAWKRVKHPSEIVNVGDEINVKVLKYDRERTRVSLGLKQLGEDPWLEISKRYPENTKLTGRVTNLTDYGCFVEIEEGVEGLVHVSEMDWTNKNIHPSKVVNLGDEVEVLVLDIDEERRRISLGLKQCKTNPWDDFATRYNKGDKVSGKIKSITDFGIFIGLDGGIDGLVHLSDISWNGTGEDAVSEYKKGDEIHAVVLSVDPERERISLGVKQTEDDPFNAYLADKKKGTIVNGTVSAVDAKGVTVELADTVEGYIRVADISRERIEDASTVYAVGDAIEAKFMGVDRKNRSISLSIKAKDEAEEKEVMATLNKQEDAVISNAMAEAFKAARK; encoded by the coding sequence ATGACTGAATCTTTTGCTGATCTATTTGAACAATCCCTTCAAACTCTGGAATTCCGTCCAGGTTCTATCGTTCGTGGTACTGTTGTTGCTATCGAAAACGGTATGGTACTGGTTGACGCGGGCCTGAAGTCTGAAAGCCCAATCCCAGCTGAACAATTCAAAAACGCTCAAGGCGTTTTAGAAATCGCAGTGGGTGATGAAGTTGACGTAGCTCTTGACTCTGTTGAAGATGGCTTCGGTGAGACTCAACTGTCTCGCGAAAAAGCGAAACGTCACGAAGCTTGGATCGTTCTGGAAAAAGCTTACGAAGATGCTGAAACTGTAATCGGTATCATCAATGGTAAAGTGAAAGGCGGTTTCACTGTTGAATTAAACGGTATCCGTGCCTTCTTACCAGGTTCTCTAGTTGACGTGCGCCCAGTTCGCGACACCGCTCACTTAGAGTACAAAGAATTAGAATTCAAAGTTATCAAACTAGACCAGAAGCGTAACAACGTTGTTGTTTCTCGTCGTGCAGTTATCGAATCAGAAAGCAGCGCTGAGCGTGATGCACTGTTAGAAAACCTGCAAGAAGGTCAAGCAGTTAAAGGTATCGTTAAGAACCTGACTGACTACGGTGCATTCGTAGATTTAGGTGGTGTTGACGGTCTATTACATATCACTGATATGGCATGGAAACGCGTTAAACACCCATCTGAAATCGTCAACGTTGGTGACGAAATCAACGTTAAAGTTCTGAAGTACGATCGTGAGCGCACTCGTGTGTCTTTAGGTCTGAAACAACTTGGCGAAGATCCATGGTTAGAAATCAGCAAACGCTACCCAGAAAACACTAAGTTAACTGGTCGCGTAACTAACCTGACTGACTACGGCTGTTTCGTTGAAATCGAAGAAGGCGTTGAAGGTTTAGTTCACGTTTCTGAAATGGATTGGACTAACAAGAACATTCACCCATCTAAAGTGGTTAACTTAGGTGATGAAGTTGAAGTTCTGGTTCTGGACATCGATGAAGAGCGTCGTCGTATTTCTCTTGGTCTGAAGCAATGTAAGACCAACCCATGGGATGACTTCGCAACTCGTTACAACAAAGGCGACAAGGTTTCTGGTAAGATCAAGTCAATCACTGACTTCGGTATCTTCATCGGTCTTGACGGCGGTATCGATGGTTTAGTTCACCTGTCTGACATTTCTTGGAACGGTACTGGCGAAGACGCAGTTTCTGAATACAAGAAAGGCGACGAAATCCACGCAGTGGTTCTTTCTGTTGACCCAGAGCGTGAGCGTATCAGCTTAGGCGTTAAGCAAACTGAAGACGATCCATTCAACGCTTACTTAGCTGACAAGAAGAAAGGTACTATCGTAAACGGTACTGTTTCTGCTGTTGATGCTAAAGGTGTTACTGTTGAACTGGCTGACACTGTTGAAGGTTACATCCGTGTAGCTGACATCAGCCGTGAGCGCATCGAAGATGCATCTACTGTTTACGCAGTAGGTGATGCTATCGAAGCTAAGTTCATGGGTGTTGACCGTAAGAACCGTTCTATCAGCCTGTCAATCAAAGCGAAAGACGAAGCTGAAGAAAAAGAAGTAATGGCGACCTTGAATAAACAAGAAGACGCTGTTATTAGTAATGCTATGGCTGAAGCGTTTAAAGCAGCTCGCAAATAA
- the cmk gene encoding (d)CMP kinase, with the protein MSERAPVVTIDGPSGAGKGTISQLLAKKLGWQLLDSGAIYRVLALAAIHHNVELENEESITLLASHLDVKFLTGNDTDPVQVILEGEDVTTAIRTQECSNAASKVAAFPRVREALLRRQRAFRAVPGLIADGRDMGTVVFPTASAKLYLTASAEERAQRRYNQLQDKGFDVNIERLLAEIIERDDRDMNRPVAPLVPAEDALIIDTSDKSIDQVLELALNYINEKLSNVN; encoded by the coding sequence ATGTCTGAAAGGGCTCCTGTAGTCACAATCGACGGCCCAAGCGGTGCTGGTAAAGGGACAATTAGCCAATTGTTGGCTAAGAAACTTGGTTGGCAACTTCTTGATAGCGGTGCAATTTACCGAGTACTTGCGCTAGCCGCAATTCATCACAATGTTGAACTGGAAAATGAAGAATCCATTACCTTGCTCGCGTCACACCTTGATGTGAAATTCCTCACGGGTAATGATACCGATCCGGTTCAAGTGATTTTAGAAGGTGAGGATGTCACCACAGCGATTCGTACCCAAGAGTGCTCAAATGCTGCCTCAAAAGTTGCGGCCTTCCCAAGGGTAAGGGAAGCGCTATTACGCCGCCAACGAGCCTTCAGGGCAGTACCTGGATTAATCGCCGATGGCCGTGACATGGGAACAGTTGTTTTCCCTACGGCATCGGCTAAATTATATTTGACTGCTTCAGCTGAGGAACGGGCCCAAAGACGCTATAATCAGTTGCAGGACAAGGGCTTCGATGTTAATATCGAGCGCCTTTTAGCTGAGATTATCGAACGTGATGACCGCGATATGAATCGACCTGTGGCCCCTTTGGTCCCAGCCGAAGATGCGCTCATTATCGATACCAGTGACAAAAGCATTGACCAAGTACTTGAGCTCGCGCTCAATTACATCAACGAAAAATTATCCAACGTTAACTAA
- a CDS encoding DUF2058 domain-containing protein, producing the protein MANALQEQLLKAGLASKQKVRDVKTQKRRDKKSRVDDGSSAFKQEIAEQKRLQAEKDRILNEQRFAEASARGQVRGLVTEFTKFAITIPTHAEIKFNYTLENKIYAVYIDDKIQSQLLKGQLGIVRYEDKSYLVPHKLAERVNLLVPQWCGYLWQADDNKQVIEEDDPYADYAIPDDLMW; encoded by the coding sequence ATGGCTAATGCATTACAAGAGCAGCTATTGAAGGCTGGACTTGCCAGTAAACAAAAAGTACGTGATGTAAAAACCCAAAAGCGTCGCGACAAGAAATCCCGTGTGGATGATGGCTCAAGTGCTTTTAAGCAGGAAATTGCCGAACAGAAACGTCTGCAAGCCGAAAAAGACAGAATACTTAATGAACAGCGTTTTGCCGAAGCGTCGGCCCGTGGTCAAGTTCGTGGCTTAGTGACTGAATTCACGAAGTTTGCGATCACTATACCCACACATGCTGAGATTAAGTTTAACTATACCCTCGAAAATAAAATTTACGCTGTGTATATCGACGACAAGATCCAGTCTCAGCTGCTGAAAGGTCAATTAGGCATTGTGCGTTATGAGGATAAAAGCTATCTGGTGCCGCATAAACTGGCTGAGCGTGTTAACTTACTCGTACCACAATGGTGTGGCTATCTGTGGCAAGCAGACGATAACAAGCAAGTTATTGAAGAAGACGACCCCTATGCCGATTACGCTATTCCCGATGATTTAATGTGGTAA
- the lapB gene encoding lipopolysaccharide assembly protein LapB, with product MLEILFLLLPIAAGYGWYMGRRSIRQNQTNQRKQMSRDYFTGLNFLLSNESDKAVDLFISMLDVDDETIDTHLSLGSLFRKRGEVDRSIRIHQNLIARPSLTNEQRDIAMMELGKDYLAAGFYDRAEEIFLNLVSQDDHSEESETQLITIYQVIKEWQKAIDITRRLSRKRQQALKPTIAHFYCQLADETSDEADKIKLLQQALKQDPNCGRALLTLAKKFLEMKDYTQCKSMLIALKQADIELFADALPTAKQVFRDTEDKEGYQELLAGAMAAGAGASVVVALAHHLIAQNDIKAAETMVLDALYRHPTMRGFQHLMQLHLSQAEEGQAKQSLTMLEQLVEQQIKFRPSYRCKDCGFPSHSLYWHCPSCKHWGTIKRIRGLDGE from the coding sequence ATGCTAGAAATCCTCTTCCTGTTGTTACCGATCGCCGCCGGCTATGGCTGGTATATGGGGCGACGGAGCATTAGGCAGAACCAAACTAACCAACGTAAGCAAATGAGCCGTGATTATTTCACAGGGCTTAACTTTCTGCTTTCTAACGAATCTGATAAAGCAGTAGATCTGTTTATTAGCATGCTAGATGTCGATGATGAAACCATCGATACCCATTTATCCTTAGGTTCACTTTTTCGCAAACGGGGCGAAGTGGACCGTTCTATTCGAATCCATCAAAATTTGATTGCAAGGCCTTCGCTGACCAATGAGCAGCGAGATATCGCCATGATGGAACTGGGTAAAGATTACCTTGCGGCGGGATTTTATGACCGCGCCGAAGAGATATTCTTAAATTTGGTGAGTCAGGACGATCACAGTGAAGAGTCAGAAACCCAGCTTATTACGATTTATCAGGTTATTAAGGAATGGCAAAAAGCCATTGATATTACAAGGCGATTAAGCCGTAAGCGTCAGCAAGCACTTAAACCCACAATTGCGCATTTCTATTGCCAGCTAGCGGATGAAACTAGTGATGAAGCTGACAAGATAAAATTACTGCAACAGGCTTTGAAACAAGATCCAAACTGTGGTCGAGCACTGTTAACTCTGGCCAAAAAATTCCTCGAGATGAAGGATTATACCCAGTGCAAATCCATGTTAATTGCGCTTAAACAAGCTGATATTGAGCTCTTTGCCGATGCATTGCCTACCGCCAAACAAGTGTTTCGCGACACTGAGGATAAAGAGGGGTATCAGGAATTATTGGCGGGTGCTATGGCCGCGGGGGCGGGCGCATCCGTTGTGGTTGCACTGGCGCATCACTTGATTGCTCAAAACGATATCAAAGCTGCTGAAACCATGGTGCTTGATGCGCTTTATCGCCATCCCACCATGAGGGGCTTCCAACATTTAATGCAGCTTCATTTAAGCCAAGCAGAGGAGGGGCAAGCGAAACAAAGTTTAACTATGCTTGAGCAACTCGTAGAACAACAAATTAAATTCCGTCCTAGTTACCGTTGTAAAGATTGTGGTTTCCCCTCCCATAGCCTTTATTGGCATTGCCCCTCGTGCAAGCATTGGGGAACCATAAAACGTATTCGCGGTTTAGACGGTGAATAA
- a CDS encoding acyl-CoA dehydrogenase C-terminal domain-containing protein, with protein MNPYQAPLTDMRFLLEQVFDAPTTWSQLADIAEMVDIDTANAILEEAAKISSELIHPLNRPGDEQGVLHDGDKVITPDGYTSVYEQYSQGGWIGLCGDPEFGGMGMPKMLGVLVDEMGYSACNAFTLYGSLTAGAALCINAHGSEDLKETYLPKLYSGEWSGAMDMTEPQAGSDLRNIRTKAVPLDDGSYAITGSKIFITGGDHDLTDNVIHLVLAKLPDSKGISLFLVPKIAVNADGSLGDANGVSVGSIEHKMGLKGSATCVMNFDEAKGYLVGEPNRGLVCMFTMMNYERLAIGIQGLGSAQAAYQMAADYAKERNQGVAAGGSPTGSDSDPIIVHGDVRRMLLTIRAMTEGGRALSVFTGKQLDIAKYGEGEDKAKAARYVGLLTPVAKAFLTDRGLDATIMAQQVFGGHGYIRETGIEQLVRDTRIAQIYEGTNGIQAIDFLGRKVTGDNLAALNEFVSEIKGQMREFTNVDAVNVAAVCARLDALVDVAETINEHKTQQPALINASAVDFLDAFGYTVYAYFWLAMVDKVATHEDSIFVEQKNFLAKFYFDKLLPKADFHLAQVRAGDDSTMAMPAELF; from the coding sequence ATGAATCCCTACCAAGCTCCACTGACTGATATGCGTTTCTTACTGGAACAGGTTTTTGATGCGCCTACAACCTGGTCTCAACTGGCAGATATTGCTGAAATGGTCGATATCGACACTGCAAACGCCATTCTTGAAGAGGCTGCGAAAATCAGCTCTGAATTAATTCATCCGTTAAACCGTCCTGGTGATGAGCAGGGTGTATTGCACGATGGCGATAAGGTCATTACCCCCGACGGTTATACCTCAGTATATGAGCAATATTCCCAAGGCGGCTGGATTGGATTGTGTGGCGATCCCGAGTTTGGTGGTATGGGCATGCCAAAAATGCTGGGTGTGTTAGTTGATGAAATGGGTTATAGCGCATGTAACGCTTTCACCCTATATGGTTCATTAACGGCAGGTGCTGCGTTATGTATCAATGCTCATGGAAGTGAAGACCTTAAAGAAACCTATTTACCAAAGCTATACAGCGGCGAATGGTCTGGCGCGATGGACATGACTGAGCCTCAAGCCGGTTCTGACTTACGCAACATCCGCACTAAAGCTGTTCCACTCGATGATGGCAGCTACGCCATTACCGGCAGCAAAATCTTCATCACAGGTGGTGACCACGATTTAACTGATAATGTCATTCACTTAGTGTTGGCTAAATTACCAGACAGCAAGGGGATTTCGCTGTTCCTCGTGCCTAAAATCGCTGTAAATGCCGATGGCAGCTTAGGTGACGCGAATGGCGTAAGCGTGGGTTCAATCGAGCATAAGATGGGTCTTAAGGGATCTGCAACCTGTGTGATGAACTTCGATGAGGCAAAAGGTTATTTAGTTGGCGAGCCAAACCGTGGCCTGGTTTGTATGTTTACTATGATGAACTACGAGCGTTTAGCCATTGGTATTCAAGGGTTAGGTAGTGCGCAGGCGGCTTACCAAATGGCGGCCGATTATGCCAAAGAGCGTAATCAAGGTGTTGCTGCTGGCGGCTCACCCACTGGCAGTGATTCAGACCCCATTATCGTTCACGGCGATGTGCGTCGCATGCTGTTAACCATTCGCGCAATGACCGAAGGCGGCCGTGCATTATCGGTATTCACTGGTAAGCAACTGGATATCGCCAAATACGGTGAAGGCGAAGACAAAGCTAAAGCGGCCCGTTATGTGGGGTTATTAACCCCTGTAGCTAAGGCGTTTTTAACCGACCGTGGTTTAGATGCCACCATTATGGCTCAGCAAGTCTTTGGCGGTCATGGTTATATCCGCGAAACAGGTATCGAGCAATTAGTGCGTGACACCCGAATTGCGCAAATCTATGAAGGCACCAACGGTATCCAGGCTATCGACTTCCTCGGCCGCAAAGTGACAGGGGATAACCTGGCTGCGCTGAATGAATTTGTATCTGAAATCAAAGGTCAAATGCGTGAATTCACTAACGTTGATGCGGTTAACGTGGCTGCTGTTTGCGCCCGTTTAGACGCATTAGTGGATGTGGCTGAAACCATTAACGAGCATAAGACTCAACAACCTGCATTGATCAACGCTAGCGCTGTCGATTTCTTAGATGCCTTCGGTTATACCGTTTACGCTTACTTCTGGTTAGCTATGGTTGATAAAGTCGCCACACATGAGGACAGTATTTTTGTGGAGCAGAAAAACTTCCTAGCGAAATTCTACTTTGACAAATTATTACCAAAAGCAGATTTCCACCTAGCGCAGGTTCGAGCGGGTGATGACAGCACTATGGCGATGCCAGCAGAGTTGTTCTAA
- the pyrF gene encoding orotidine-5'-phosphate decarboxylase: MTTKPILVALDYDNKNQALALIDQLDPNMCRLKVGKEMFTLFGPQLVKDIHDRGFDLFLDLKFHDIPNTVAKAVTAAAELGVWMTNVHASGGLAMMEAAKKALQPYGSDAPMLIAVTVLTSMSDDDLKLIGIDVPAFEHVQRLAKLTQQAGLDGVVCSAQEATVLKTLLGQDFKLVTPGIRPVGSDVGDQHRVMTPPQAIAAGSDYLVIGRPITKAADPLAALQAIHQSLA; the protein is encoded by the coding sequence ATGACGACTAAACCTATCCTCGTAGCACTTGATTACGATAATAAAAACCAAGCATTAGCACTGATAGACCAGCTCGATCCCAACATGTGTCGCCTCAAAGTGGGTAAGGAAATGTTTACCCTGTTTGGTCCACAATTAGTCAAAGATATTCACGACCGTGGCTTCGATTTATTCCTCGATTTAAAATTTCACGATATTCCTAATACTGTGGCCAAAGCTGTCACAGCAGCGGCTGAGCTTGGCGTTTGGATGACCAACGTCCATGCCAGTGGCGGTCTTGCGATGATGGAAGCTGCCAAAAAAGCATTACAGCCCTATGGCAGCGATGCGCCAATGCTGATTGCAGTAACGGTATTAACTTCAATGAGCGACGATGACCTTAAATTAATCGGTATTGATGTGCCTGCATTTGAGCACGTACAACGTTTGGCTAAACTGACTCAACAAGCAGGTCTGGATGGCGTAGTGTGCTCTGCCCAAGAGGCAACTGTACTTAAGACGTTATTAGGTCAAGACTTTAAATTGGTGACACCTGGTATTCGTCCCGTTGGAAGCGATGTAGGTGACCAACACCGAGTCATGACGCCACCACAAGCGATAGCGGCGGGTTCCGATTATTTAGTAATTGGTCGTCCTATCACTAAAGCAGCAGATCCATTAGCAGCTTTGCAGGCAATTCATCAATCTTTAGCTTAA
- a CDS encoding LapA family protein produces the protein MKSFVATVIVALLFIVALIFGARNEQVVTISYFVAQGEFRLPVVLAVVFFAGFMLSWLVASYYIVRLKFALASTKKKLNAQLAKTTQCVDV, from the coding sequence GTGAAATCTTTTGTCGCAACCGTCATCGTGGCGCTGTTATTTATTGTGGCCTTAATCTTTGGTGCGCGGAATGAACAAGTCGTGACCATCAGTTACTTTGTGGCCCAGGGTGAATTTCGTTTACCTGTTGTGTTAGCGGTAGTGTTTTTTGCAGGCTTTATGCTGAGTTGGTTAGTCGCAAGCTATTATATCGTCAGACTTAAATTCGCGTTGGCGAGCACTAAAAAGAAATTGAACGCACAACTTGCCAAAACGACCCAATGTGTAGACGTCTAA
- the dacB gene encoding D-alanyl-D-alanine carboxypeptidase/D-alanyl-D-alanine endopeptidase, whose product MMTVQTASKISIFGVNKNRLSDRFNIVSSAAILVSCTFLSLPSSATFTFDGQAPKHSQSQQGQFEQLILPLLPPQSQVSILAIDTNSNEILLEKQADTLLIPASTQKVLTAVTALATLGHDYRYETQLLTNAPLRQGQIAGDVYLKFSGDPTLLREDLNALFAHLSQQGIHRINGNVILIGDTNEQLQAPGWVWDDLGICFAAPVSRFIIDQNCVYGEFLPQQIKTNANKPAAPTSKVTLRASSAGVNVDNEATYSNQIDDEFCKLALLPLGQNRYQLRGCYSHTQPLPLAIAITDPQKFAKDSVQSLLKINGLTSGQIKIGTHLPAKTQVIASHRSAPLTELLETMLLKSDNLIADSLFKLVGERHYQSQGTFERGAAAMREILTELGIDLNSANIVDGSGLSRYNLLSAAQIAQVLTLIDKEPRFRGLKQRLPKSGVSGTLKYRFGFTTPPLKNKVFAKTGSMQGVSNLAGFMSLNDSKQAEVNHSEPHQAHEILFVILENGISPERKKSSPKTSVTANVLSAMLKGMPRGSASKANNEVKPATQTNPIAKRQEKILGN is encoded by the coding sequence ATGATGACAGTTCAGACCGCTAGCAAAATCAGCATCTTTGGGGTTAACAAGAATCGATTGTCTGATCGGTTCAATATTGTCAGTTCGGCTGCCATTTTAGTATCGTGCACATTTTTAAGTTTACCCTCATCGGCTACATTCACCTTCGACGGCCAAGCACCAAAGCACAGTCAATCGCAACAAGGTCAATTTGAACAGCTGATTTTACCGTTGCTTCCACCACAATCGCAGGTATCTATCCTTGCGATTGACACTAACAGCAACGAAATCTTGTTAGAAAAACAAGCTGACACCCTACTCATTCCCGCAAGTACCCAAAAAGTGCTCACAGCCGTCACGGCGTTAGCAACCCTAGGGCATGATTACCGATATGAAACCCAACTCTTAACCAATGCGCCGCTACGGCAGGGACAAATTGCCGGGGATGTGTATCTTAAATTCAGTGGCGATCCCACCCTGTTACGGGAGGACCTAAATGCGCTTTTTGCCCATTTAAGTCAACAAGGGATCCATCGTATCAATGGGAATGTCATCCTCATCGGCGATACAAACGAGCAATTACAGGCGCCCGGCTGGGTATGGGATGATTTGGGGATCTGTTTTGCCGCCCCAGTTTCCCGTTTTATCATCGATCAAAACTGCGTCTATGGTGAATTTTTGCCTCAGCAAATCAAAACAAATGCAAACAAACCAGCAGCGCCTACGTCCAAGGTCACACTTAGAGCATCGAGTGCAGGCGTTAATGTTGATAATGAAGCCACGTATTCAAACCAAATAGACGATGAATTTTGTAAGTTAGCACTGCTCCCACTAGGACAAAATCGGTATCAACTTCGCGGTTGCTATTCTCACACTCAACCTCTGCCACTTGCGATTGCGATAACAGATCCACAGAAATTTGCCAAAGACAGTGTGCAGTCCCTTCTTAAAATCAACGGATTAACATCCGGACAAATTAAAATAGGCACTCACCTTCCTGCTAAAACCCAAGTTATCGCCAGTCATCGCTCAGCTCCACTGACCGAGTTGCTCGAAACTATGTTACTAAAATCAGACAACTTGATTGCCGACAGTTTGTTTAAGCTCGTTGGTGAGCGTCATTATCAAAGTCAGGGCACCTTTGAGCGCGGCGCGGCGGCGATGCGGGAAATTCTTACCGAATTGGGTATCGACCTTAATAGTGCCAATATTGTTGATGGTTCGGGGCTTTCCCGTTACAACTTACTGAGTGCGGCGCAGATCGCTCAGGTATTAACACTGATTGATAAGGAACCACGCTTTAGGGGGCTTAAACAACGTTTGCCAAAGTCCGGTGTCAGTGGGACCTTAAAGTATCGATTCGGCTTCACTACCCCTCCACTTAAAAACAAGGTTTTTGCAAAAACAGGTTCCATGCAGGGGGTATCAAATTTAGCCGGTTTTATGTCTCTCAATGACAGTAAACAAGCTGAAGTGAACCATTCTGAACCTCATCAAGCACACGAAATATTGTTCGTCATCCTTGAAAATGGCATTAGCCCTGAACGCAAAAAATCATCCCCTAAAACCTCAGTCACTGCCAATGTCCTCAGCGCCATGTTAAAGGGAATGCCAAGGGGGTCTGCGAGCAAGGCTAATAATGAGGTTAAGCCAGCGACTCAAACGAATCCGATAGCAAAGCGACAAGAAAAAATCCTCGGCAACTGA